atttttttaaacaaatattTATGCTAAGAtttagattatattttgttGAGACTCTTTAGGATAATTGTTAGCTAGAAATTATATTacaccttgtttggattgtgattttttgcaaaaaaaaattttatgttttccGTAAATACACTTTTTAAttacctttttacctcacatacatcaaatcgttacaattcattttttctacaaaaactcctAAAAACATTACAAATAGTGTGTTGATAAATGAAGAACATAAGGTTATTTTCAACCTTCAATACAAGTTTTTTGTAAGCTTTTTTTTTGCAACATTaattaagatttttttattagtttataccctaaaaaccaacaaaattaatataaaaggaCGAGTGCCGCTCTAAAACATGGATAATATGAGTGTGATGCTAATAAGTCTAAGAAAGGACCCAAAACCTTATGAGTGTAATAAACGATCCAAAACGTtacactcctttttttttttcttttttttttttgcaaagaaCCTTACACTTCTGTTATGcatccttttttcttttagtaTTACATTCCATGTTAATCATAGTGATACTTTGTTAGGTCCATGAAAACACGTGACTGTATGGCATGCAGtgtcatttaaaaaaaaaaaaaaaaaaaagtgtaccAAAACCAGAGCTCTCTGCTTTTCTCTCTCCATTTTGCAACCTTGATATGTATAAGAAGccgttttcatctttgaaatgaaAATAGGTAAGCAAAGCTTTTCTATCCCACTCGAGTGAGAAGATTTCTAGCATTATGGGGAACCATAATTTTGCTAGATGGTTTGTCCTTCTCCTCCACTTAGGAACCCTTCTATCTTCTGTAGCATGTCCTTATTGCCCATTCCCAACCCCTCCACACAAACCACCACACAGGCCAAAGCCTCCGGCTGTCAAACCACCTTATACACCAAAGCCTCCTGCTGTGAAACCACCACACAAGCCAAAGCCTCCGGCTGTAAAACCACCATATACACCAAAGCCTCCTGCTGTGAAACCACCACATAAACCAAAACCTCCCATTGTAAAACCTCCAATAATAGTGCATCCTCCATATATCCCAAAACCTCCCTTTGTGCACCCACCTTTCATACCAAAGCCACCAATTATCATACCACCACACCCTCCCATTGTTAAACCACCACCCTTCATTCCTAAGCCACCAGTTGTGCTGCCACCTTATGTACCAAAGCCACCTATTGTTAAACCACCGCCCTATGTGCCAAAGCCACCTGTGGTGTTGCCACCTTATATACCAAAGCCACCTATTGTTAAACCACCGCCCTATGTGCCCAAGCCGCCTATTGTTAAACCACCACCTTACGTGCCAAGGCCACCTATTGTTAAACCACCACCCTATGTGCCAAAGCCACCCGTCATTTCCCCACCATTTGTGCCAAAGCCACCTGTGGTGTCGCCACCTTATGTACCAAAGCCGCCGGTTGTTGTAACTCCACCACCATAT
The Coffea arabica cultivar ET-39 chromosome 6c, Coffea Arabica ET-39 HiFi, whole genome shotgun sequence genome window above contains:
- the LOC113694321 gene encoding uncharacterized protein; translation: MGNHNFARWFVLLLHLGTLLSSVACPYCPFPTPPHKPPHRPKPPAVKPPYTPKPPAVKPPHKPKPPAVKPPYTPKPPAVKPPHKPKPPIVKPPIIVHPPYIPKPPFVHPPFIPKPPIIIPPHPPIVKPPPFIPKPPVVLPPYVPKPPIVKPPPYVPKPPVVLPPYIPKPPIVKPPPYVPKPPIVKPPPYVPRPPIVKPPPYVPKPPVISPPFVPKPPVVSPPYVPKPPVVVTPPPYVPKPPVVSPPFVPKPPEVSPPYVPKPPEVSPPYVPKPPVVVTPPPYVPKPPPTPQPTPCPPPPPTPVPCPPPPKKPEICPIDTLKLGACVDLLGGLVHIGIGSNVKSTCCPVLEGLVDLDAAVCLCTTIKAKLLNINILIPIALEVLVDCGKTAPPGFQCSAD